The Methylomonas montana DNA window AGACGTGTGGCGGTAACAACTCGCGCAGCATTTTCAGCAGCTCGGTTTTACCGCTTTTTTCCAGTTCTTTTTCCAGTTCGTAGGATTTATCAAAGTGGTCTGGAATAGAATTTTTATTACGGCCGGTCACAAACACCATGGTATCGATGCCGGCGGCAATCGCTTCTTCCACGGCGTATTGAATCAAGGGTTTATCGACGACGGGCAGCATCTCCTTGGCAACGGCCTTGGTGGCGGGCAAAGAACGGGTTCCCAGGCCGGCAACCGGAAATACAGCTTTAGTAATTTTCTGACTCATAATGACTCTTTTGGGTTTAGGTTTTATTTTTGACGAACGAATAATGTGTGCCTAACCTTATGGCACTCTTAATTAACAACAGAAGCGCCTGTATTTTAGGCGATAATGTTGGTTTATTTTCACCTCTCCGCACGAGATATAGCAATGACAAGACTGTTATTCACGCTTTTGGCCGTGTTGATTCCGGCGAAATCGGCTTTTAGCCAGGATTTGCTGGAAACTTATCAGCTGGCAAAGGCAAACGACCCCGAATTTAAAAGCTCGGATATCAATAAGCTGACGACCGCAGAGATAAAATCACAAAGTATTGCGCAGATGTTGCCGAATATTTCGTTTAGCGCCAATAGCAGCCGCAATCGTCTGGAAAGCTCCAGCTTTTTGGGTACCACCTTACAGCACTATTGGGACCACAAGCTGGGTTTTAACTTGAAACAACCCGTGTTTCATTGGGACCACTGGATCCAGCTTGATCAAAGTGATAATAAAATCGCCCAGGCCGAAGCCCAGTTCCAAGCCAAACAACAGAACTTGATGCGTCGAACCGCCGAGGCTTATTTCAATATACTGGCCGCGCAGGATAACCTGGAATTCAGCGTGGCTGAGAAAAAATCTATCGAAAAACAATTGGAACAAGCCAAGCAGCGCTTCGATGTGGGCATTATCGCCATTACCGATGTATACGAAGCGCAAGCCGGTTTCGACCGGGCCACAGCCAGCGAAATCGAGGCGCAAAACCTATTGGATAACAGCAAGGAAGCCTTGCGGGAAATCATCGGTGAAAACGCCGCCGATTTAAATGGTTTGCAGCCGCATATTCCGCTCAGCCCACCAGCCCCGGAAGATTTAGCCTCGTGGTCCAACTCTGCCGAAAGCAATAATTTCTCGATAGTCGCTCAGATCAACCAAGCCGAATACGTTCGCAAAAACGTCGACTTGCAACAATCCAAACATTTGCCGACCCTGGACATCGTTGCCCAATATGGCGAAGAAGACAACGGTAACCGTTACGGCTTGCGCGGCGATAACGAAAGCGTGGGCTTGCAATTGAATTTACCGTTGTTCGAAGGCGGCGGCACCTCGTCTCGTACCCGTCAAGCGGAACACGAATACGAAGCCGCCAAGGAAGATTTAATTAAAGTGAAGCGCAGCGTCAATCGTGGCGTCAAGGACGCATTTCGCGGCGTCGTGTCCAGCATCAGCCGAGTCAAGGCTCTGGACGCCACCAGCAAATCCGCGGAAATGGCTGTGGAAGCGGCAGAGGCCGGTTTTGAAGTCGGTACCCGCACCATGGTGGACGTGTTAACCGAACAACGTAACCTGTTCAAAGCCAAAAGCGATTACGCCAGAAGCCGCTACGATTATCTGATCAACGGTATCAAACTGAAGGAAGCCGCCGGCAGCCTGAACGAACAGGACTTAGAACAGATCAATCAGTATTTGCAGGGTCAGCTCAGCCAGAATTAGCGGAGCTTTTAGTGCCAAAAACGCCAAGCAAATCCGGTTTCTCGTTTATAGGCGCAAAAAATCCGCGCCTATAAAACAACCTTAAATCAACCCTTATTTACAGGCCGTTTCCGGTTGATCGTAACCCAAGGTGTCCAGCTCGGTCTTGGGATGCAAAAAACCTTCTACCGGTGCCACACCGACCATTGAGCGTGGCGCAGCCAGCAGCAACGGCTGGCGCAACTGTCCGTCCCAAGCACGGAACGACAGCGGCATACCCTTGTACCCCTGCAAGGCAAACGCCTCCGACAGCATATAATCCTTGATGGCTAGCACCTGATTGGACTTACTGCGGACACTAGCCTCGCCTATCGCTCTGACAGCCAGATAGGCCGCGTAATCTTGTTCTTCCATCCAGCGGCCGGCAGCCTCCTTAAAACGATTCTGCAATTGCACCGCCCCCCA harbors:
- a CDS encoding TolC family outer membrane protein, whose translation is MTRLLFTLLAVLIPAKSAFSQDLLETYQLAKANDPEFKSSDINKLTTAEIKSQSIAQMLPNISFSANSSRNRLESSSFLGTTLQHYWDHKLGFNLKQPVFHWDHWIQLDQSDNKIAQAEAQFQAKQQNLMRRTAEAYFNILAAQDNLEFSVAEKKSIEKQLEQAKQRFDVGIIAITDVYEAQAGFDRATASEIEAQNLLDNSKEALREIIGENAADLNGLQPHIPLSPPAPEDLASWSNSAESNNFSIVAQINQAEYVRKNVDLQQSKHLPTLDIVAQYGEEDNGNRYGLRGDNESVGLQLNLPLFEGGGTSSRTRQAEHEYEAAKEDLIKVKRSVNRGVKDAFRGVVSSISRVKALDATSKSAEMAVEAAEAGFEVGTRTMVDVLTEQRNLFKAKSDYARSRYDYLINGIKLKEAAGSLNEQDLEQINQYLQGQLSQN